One Maribacter sp. HTCC2170 genomic window, TCTTTAACAAATAATGGATGGTTTACAGCGATTTAGGATGTTATAAAATTGTATATTTGCAGCTCTTAAATCAAAACTAAATTTGTACATGCCAAAAATTTTCTATACCAAAACAGATGAAGCACCTGCCCTTGCGACACAATCATTCTTACCAATTGTACAAGCCTTTACCAAAACATCTGGAATCACTATCGAAACCAAGGATATTTCATTGGCAGCTAGGATAATTGCTACATTTCCAGATTATTTGAATAAAGAGCAAAGAGTTGAAAACGATTTAGACGTTTTAGGCCAAATGGCAAAAATGCCAGAAGCAAATATTATTAAATTACCAAACATAAGTGCATCAGTACCTCAGTTAAATGAGGCAATAGAAGAATTACAACAAAAAGGATATGCCTTACCTGAATATCCTGATGACCCAAAGAACGACGAAGAGAAGGATATAAAGGCTAGATACAACAAAATAAAAGGTAGCGCGGTTAACCCTGTACTAAGAGAAGGTAATTCAGACCGTAGAGCTCCAAGAGCAGTAAAAAATTACGCGAAACAAAACCCTCATTCAATGGGTGCATGGAGTTCTTCTTCAAAATCACATGTAGCCACAATGGACCAGGGTGATTTTAAGTCGAACGAAAAATCGATAACATTACCCTCAGCAACATCTGTAAGAATAGAGTTAAAAGCACAAGATGGTAGTACGACCACCCTCAAAGAAGGCATTTCATTATTAAAAGGGGAAATAATAGATGCAACTGTAATGAGTAAAAAAGCATTGCTCGCGTTTTTAAATGAGCAAGTGGCAGATGCGAAGAAAACAGGGGTATTGTTTTCACTACACATGAAAGCTACAATGATGAAGGTTTCTGACCCTATTATTTTTGGTCATGCCTTACGAGTTTTCTTAAAAGATGTCTTTTCAAATCACGCTGAGACTTTGGATTCAATTGGCGTAAATGCCAATGATGGGTTAGAAAATCTATTAGACAAATTGCAAGAATTGCCTAACGATAAAAGAAATGAAATCGAGGCAGCGATTGAATCAGTTTTGGCGAGTGGCCCTGACTTGGCTATGGTAAATTCGGATAAGGGCATTACAAACTTACACGTACCGAGTGATGTAATTATTGATGCATCGATGCCTGCCATGATTCGTAATTCTGGACAAATGTGGAATGCTGAAGGTAAATCACAGGATACCAAGGCAGTTATCCCAGATAGCAGTTATGCAGGTATTTATACCGCCACGATTGATTTTTGTAAAGAAAATGGAGCTTTTGACCCAACGACCATGGGAACTGTTCCCAATGTTGGTTTAATGGCTCAAAAAGCTGAAGAATATGGCTCTCATGACAAAACCTTTGAAATAAGTTCTAATGGCACCGTATGTGTTGTAGATCAAAAGACTGGGGAGACTTTAATTGAGCATACTGTAGAAGCAGGTGATATTTGGAGAATGTGCCAAGTAAAAGACGCACCTATTCAAGATTGGATCAAGTTAGCTGTTTCAAGAGCACGTGCATCCCAACTTCCTGCTATCTTTTGGCTAGATGAAGAAAGAGCGCATGATGCCGAATTAATCAAGAAAGTGAATCTGTATCTTCCCGACCACGACACCTCAGGTCTAGATCTTCAAATACATTCACCTATTGAGGCAACAAAGTTCACACTCAAAAGAATTAAGGAAGGTAAAGATACCATTTCAGTTTCAGGTAATGTACTTAGAGATTACTTGACCGATCTATTTCCGATTTTAGAGGTTGGCACCAGTGCAAAAATGCTATCCATTGTTCCATTAATGAATGGCGGTGGTCTTTTTGAAACAGGAGCTGGTGGCTCCGCTCCAAAACATGTTGAACAATTCACTGAAGAAGGTCATCTACGTTGGGATTCATTGGGTGAGTTTCTGGCTTTGGGAGTATCATTGGAATTTTTTGGAGAAAAGAACAATAATCCAAAAGCACAAATATTAGGTGATGCATTGGACAGTGCTACAGAAAAATTCCTGTTGAATGATAAATCACCTTCACGTAAAGTAAAGGAATTAGATACAAGGGGCAGTCATTTTTATCTTGCGATGTACTGGGCACAAGCGCTAGCCAATCAATCAAAGGATAGTGATTTGAAGGCATTGTTCTCAACTATTGCCAGTAAAATGGAAGAAAACGAAGATACAATTATAAAAGAACTGGAAAACGCACAAGGGAGTTCTCAGAATTTAGGTGGATATTATTTACCTGACCCTCAGATAGCAGCTAATGCAATGCGCCCAAGTTCAACTCTAAATAATATAATGGCCGAAATTCAGTAAAGACCATTAATAGAATTACAAACCTCTGTCCCATGGCAGAGGTTTTTTTGTTCTAAAATTAATGTTAATGGACTAAAAAACTACTTGTTATCTTTATACATTTATCCAAAATTGCTCACATGAACCAAAGAGGGTTTTTATTTTTTTCTTTCTTTTTTGCATTCTTATTTTCGTCTTTTTCCCAACAAAGATTTACCCTGAGCGGAACGGTCTCTGAGGCCACCAGCAATGAAACCATGATCGGCGTCACCATTGCGATTCCTGAATTAAGTACGGGCGTTACTACCAATGAGTACGGCTTTTATTCCATTACACTTCCTGAAGGTGAATATGAAGTACAGGTAACCTACCTTGGGTTTCAGGATCAAGTCCAGAATATAGAACTTAGAGAGAATCGAAAATTGAATTTTCTCATGTTTGAACAGGCTGAGCAATTGGATGAAGTTGTTGTTACTGATAACGGTGAGAAACTAGACATTCGTAAACCTCAAATGAGCGTAAACACTATGGCGGTTTCCACAATCAAGAATATTCCTGTAATCTTGGGCGAAGCAGATATAATAAAGTCAATCTTATTACTCCCTGGGGTTACCAACGCAGGTGAAGGGGCATCTGGCTACAATGTGCGGGGTGGAGCTGTTGATCAAAACTTAATCCTCTTGGATGAGGCAACTATTTTTAACTCATCTCACCTTTTCGGTTTTTTCTCGGTTTTTAATCCAGATGCCATCAAGGATATAAAGTTATACAAAGGGGGGATACCTGCTCGGTATGGTGGCCGCGTTTCCTCGGTTCTTGACATTTTTCAAAAAGAAGGAAATAGTAAAAAATTTAAAGCTAATGGTGGTATTGGATTAGTGGCAAGTAGATTACTTCTAGAAGGTCCTATAAAAAAAGACAAGGCAGCCTTCCTTATTGGGGGGCGAGGATCATATGCGCATCTTTTTTTGCCCCTATTCGACGTAGACAATACGGCCTATTTTTATGATTTGAACACCAAGATAAACTATAGACTAAATGAAAGAAACAATATTTTTCTATCTGGTTATTTTGGCAGGGACGTCTTTAGTATAAGCGATAGTTTTGTTAATACCTACGGCAATGCAGTTGGCAATTTTCGCTGGAATCACTTGTTCTCAGATAAGCTGTTCTCCAATCTTTCACTTATTTATTCTGATTATTATTACGGATTAAAACTGGATTTTGTGGGCTTTAATTGGAATTCAGGAATCCAGAATTTCAACATCAAATATGACCTGAAACATTATCTAAGTGACAAATTGCGTGTCAATTATGGGGTAAACAATATTTATTATCAATTCAATCCAGGAAAGATCGAACCAAGTAATTCAAATTCTGGAATACTTGAAGAGCGATTAACCCAAAAATACGCCAATGAATTTGCCGCCTATGTTGATGTTGAGCACAGTATAACCCAAAACCTTAGTTTGGGATACGGACTACGCTTCAGCCATTTTAATAGGCTTGGACAAGAGCAACTCAATGTTTATGAAAACGATAATCCGATTGTTTTCAATGAAACCTTACAAATTTATCAGGAAGGTGAACCTGTTGATGTTATTGATCCAGGAAGAAAAAAAAGCCTTGCCACTTTTGATAATTTTGAGCCTCGAATATCACTATCTTATTCAATTAGTGATAAAAACTCAATAAAGGCAAGTTATACCAGGCTTGCCCAATATTTACATTTGATTTCAAATACAAGCTCCCCTACCCCTTTGGATGTTTGGACGCCCAGTGGGCCATTTTCCAAACCACAACTTTTAGATCAATACGCTCTTGGATATTTTCAAAACATAAACAATGGTGAATACGCTTTGGAAACTGAAGTGTTTTACAAGGATGTCCAAAATCGAATGGACTATATTGATGGTGCGAATTTAATTGCCAATGATGCAATAGAACAGGTAATCCTAAATGGCGAAGCAAGAGCTTATGGCCTTGAGTTTTTATTAAGGAAGAACGAAGGAATATTTAAGGGTTGGTTGGCCTATACATTATCAAAATCTGAACAAAGAACACCAGGTAGAAATGAGATAGAAACAGGCATAAACAATGGCGAATGGTATAACACACCGTATGACAAGACTCATGATTTCTCGGTTTATGGTAATTACGATCTTAATAAAAAATGGAGTTTCAATACAAATTTTGTATTTCAAACGGGACAACCAACCAATTATCCAATTGGTCAGTTTCAATTCCAAGGACTTACCGTACCCTATTATGGTTTAAGAAACCAAGAGCGATTACCCAATTATCATAGGATGGATGTTTCCGCTACTTTAACCCCAAAAAAGAATATGGACAGGAATTGGCAAGGCGAATGGGTTTTTAGTATATATAATGCCTATAATCGAAGAAATGCAGCATCAATTTCTTTTAATAGAAATCAGGACACTAATATGAATGAAGCGGTTCGTACTTCTATTTTTGGCGTGGTGCCGGCAGTTACCTATAATTTTAAATTTTAGGCTATGAAAAGATTTTTGTTTTTAATTTCAGGATTCGCCCTCCTTGTTGGTTGTGAGGACGTGATTGAAGTTGATGTACCCAATGATGAACCACGTTTATCAATTGATGGTCTTATTCGCTTGAATACCAATCTTCTAAATACGGAAATTCGCATAGTAGCTACTGAGACGAGTTCTTTCTTTGAGGAAATTGGTTCTGCGAATTTAGATAGGATTGAATTAACAAATTCACTCACCAATCAAAATATCAATCTAACAGAAAACCCCTTGGGTTCTGGAATCTACATTGCCGAGTGGTCGGTAGACCAACTAATGCAAGGAGAGCTTGTTTTAAGTATCGATTACAACGGCAGTCAATATGAAGCAAAGACAACATTTGTACCAACGGTTCCTTTTGATAATCTTATTCAGGGAGATGGCACTTTGTTCTCAGGAGATGAAACTGAAATATTGGTGTCTTATACTGATGAGCCCAACCGTGAGGATTTTTATCTTTTTGACTTTGACTTTGAAGAGTATTTGGTGTCGGAGGATACTTTTTATCTAGGGCAGGCTTTTGAGTTCTCCTATTTTTATGAAGATGGTTTAGAACCAGGGCAAGAGCTCAATATTAGCATTTTAGGAGTTGATGAAATTTTTTACAATTACATGAATCAATTGATTGTCCAAAGCGGTGGTGACCAAGGACCATTTCAAACACCGGCGGCGACGGTTAAAGGGAACATTGTTAATTTGACCGATTCTGACAATTTTGCCTTAGGGTTTTTTGCAGTATGCCAGACTTTCAATGGTTCAATTATAATTGAATAATTGAATCTTGTTGCTTTTTTTAATCATTTAAGGAATATTTAAAAAATCGAATAACCAAGTTATCCAAACGTAAAAGTATGTTGTGGATTGATGTAACAAACAATCAATAATTGCTACTTTTGAACCATATAATCCCATTGCACCTGTGAGAACAAACAAAGATTTATTGATAAAGGGAGTAAAGCATTTTGTATATACTTTTATTCTTATGTTCACGGCGCCAGTAGTCTTATGGCAAGCTTTTAAGAATCAGGAACATGCGTTCTATATTCCCGTACTGATAGTTGGGATTATTCTGGCAATCGCAGCAATAGCGATGGGTTTCTACAGTGTAAAATTAATTATGGATGCTTTGTTCAATACAAGCTCGAAAAGTAAATGATTCAAAGGTTTAATTCTTGGCCTTATTTTTTGAACTCCATTTATTATCCAGGTCTGCATAACTAAAATCCAACGCGGATTTTTGTGGCTCTAATCTACCGGCTGCAAAAGCTCGCTGAAGTATATCCTCAATCAAATAGTCTTCCTGAACAACATCAGGTCTATATTCTTCTTTCAGGCTAATTTTGAACATTTTGGCCGTTGTACTGTACCAAAAAGCACGCCACCCACTTCTCAATTCTTTAACTAAACCAAAAGCAGTTTTACCTGTTTGCCTATATATTAACTTTATAAGTATTTGTCCTTCTGTACGTGTTAGTTTTTTAAGCTCTTCTGAGAACTCACCTTCAATATATTTCTGAACCTTTTTCGTATACTTTTTTCGCTTACGGGACTTCTTTATTTTTGTCAGACTATCGTTCAATTCCAGCAAACGCTCAGCTGCCATTTTAGCATAAGGATACACTTTTATGGTCTTTCTTCTTAAAATATAATACCTGAGTTTATCCTTGTAAGAAGGAAATTTAAGCTTACTGAACACATAGACTTCATCTAGATCAATAGAACTTCGCATTATAGAATCACCTTCAATTATAATCATTTTTTCAACCACAGAATCCATGGGTTGCTCTTCTACCTGTCCTGAGACAAGTAAAACAGTTAGACTAAATATAAAAAATAAAATCTCCCTTTTCATCATTGAAGTAAAAGCAAAAGCTTTGCCAAAATTAACGATTATTAGTCACTGTTATTATAAAATAAAAGTGAATATTGTTAAGTTTGTATCTAAATACATTTTAAATGAGCGCAAAGAAGATTCTCACCAAAAAATCAATGGATTTTTTAGAAAAGTACCTGAATAACGCAGCTCCTACCGGATATGAATGGGAAGGGCAAAAGATTTGGATGAACTACCTTAAACCATACGTAGACACATTTATTACCGATACTTATGGTTCTGCGGTCGGTGTAATTAATCCTGAATCCGACTTCAAAGTTGTCATAGAGGGGCATTCAGATGAGATTTCATGGTATGTAAATTATATTACAGACAACGGTCTTCTTTATGTAATCCGTAATGGCGGTAGTGATCATCAAATTGCCCCTTCAAAATGGGTTAACATTCATACAAAAAAAGGTATAGTAAAAGGTGTATTTGGATGGCCTGCAATACATACCCGTAATAAAGCGAAAGAAGAGCCACCAAAATTGGATAACATTTTTATAGATATAGGTGCTAAAGACAAAGCAGAAGTTGAGAAAATGGGCGTTCATGTGGGCTGTGTAATAACTTACCCTGATGAATTTCAAATATTGAACAAGGATAAATTCGTTTGTCGCGCTATTGATAATAGGGCTGGTGGATTTATGGTTGCAGAAGTTGCCCGTCTCTTACATGAAAACAAAAAGAAGCTACCTTTTGGCCTCTATATTACCAATTCTGTACAAGAAGAGATTGGGCTGCGAGGCGCTGAAATGATCACACACACCATAAAACCAAATGTTGCGATTATAACTGATGTGTGCCATGACACTACAACCCCTATGATTGAAAAGAAAACACAAGGTCATACAGAAATGGGTGCAGGTCCTGTTATTTCTTATGCTCCAGCGGTACAGAATAAGTTACGTGAGCGTATCATTGAAACGGCAGAGTCTAAAAAAATCCCGTTCCAGCGAATGGCGGCCTCAAGGTCAACTGGTACAGATACCGATGCCTTTGCGTATAGCAATGGAGGTGTTGCTTCCGCTCTTATTTCGTTGCCTTTGAGATATATGCACACTACTGTGGAAACCGTTCACAAGGATGATGTGGAAAACGTAATTCGTTTGATTTATGAAACAGTTTTGACCATAAAGAACGGTGAGACTTTCTCTTATTTTGATTGATAGTTCTAAGTACTAAGTTTTATGGATTTCTGCCCTTACAGGAATGACAAGAATAAATATTAAAATGGATGAATTAGTGGACATATTGGATGATGAGGGAAACTTCACTGACCAAACCACTATGAAATCAAAAGCACATAAACATGGTCTGTTTCATCCAACAGTCCATGTTTGGTTTTATACCAAGAATGCCCGAGTATTAATTCAACAAAGAGGAGAATTCAAAGACACCCATCCCCTGCTCTGGGATGTATCGGTGGCTGGACACATAGGTGCCGGCGAAGATTTTGAAATTTCTGCCATTAGAGAGGTTTCAGAAGAAATTGGACTGGAAATCACCAAAAACCAGTTACAAAAAATTGGCGTTTTTAAATCAGTGCAAAAACATAATGAAGAATTGATAGACTGCGAATTTCACCACACCTATCTTTGTGAATTGAAAGTCCCGCTAAATCAATTAAAAAAACAAGATTCCGAAGTTGAGGATATAGCTTTGATTCCACTTACCAGATTTGCGGAGGAAACCTGGGGAATGGCCAATATTAAAAAATATGTTCCCCACGATATCGATTATTATAAATCGATTATAAAGGCAATTAAGGAAAATCTATAAAGTTTTGGCAAAGTCTTGAATAGAATCAAGGCTATAGGTGATTTGTTCGCTGTTCTTCATATTCTTAACCACAAACGAATTATTTGTCAATTCCTGTTCTCCTATTAAAACCACGTAAGGAACATTACGATTGTTCGCATACTTCATTTGTTTCTGCATCTTGGTCTTAGAAGGATAAACATCGGCTAAAATCCCTTGTGACCTAAGCTCATTTACCAATTTTAAAGATGCGATCGACTCTTTCTCTCCAAAATTCATGCAAAGTACGTCCAATGATTTATCCAAAGTCTCTGGGAATAGATTTAACTCTTCCATGACAAGGTAAATTCGGTCTAATCCAAATGAAATACCAACACCACTTACGTTTTTAAGACCAAATATTCCGGTAAGGTCATCATACCTTCCACCACCGCCAATAGACCCCATTTTAATGCCCTCAGGTGCAGCTACTTCAAAGATGGCGCCTGTGTAATAATTGAGTCCACGGGCTAGCGTGACATCCAAAGCAATTTTCGCAGATTTAAGACCCAAATCGTTGATAGAATTAACAATAAACTCTACTTCTTCAACTCCTTCAATACCTTGGTCCGAATTGGCAAGTAAATTTTTTAGGGCTTGAAGTTGTTCACGACTTGAACCAGTAAGATTAAATAAAGGTGCGGCTTTAGCGATGGAATTTTCAGAAATACCTTTGGCGAGCATTTCCTTTTTAACCCCCTCTTCTCCTATTTTATCTAATTTATCCAATGCAACAGTAAAGTTTACCAAATTGCGTTGCGCACCTATTACTTCTGCTATTCCTGCAAGAATCTTACGGTTATTGATTTTGATAGTTACTCCTTCAAGTTTTAAAGAAGTGAAAACGACATCATATAATTGCACTAATTCAACCTCTTGCAATAAAGAGTTTGCCCCAACAACATCTGCATCACACTGATAAAACTCTCTGAAACGACCTTTCTGCGGTCTATCAGCACGCCAAACAGGTTGAATTTGGTACCGTTTAAAAGGAAAATCAATTTCATTTTGGTGTTGTACGACATACCGCGCAAAAGGAACCGTTAAATCATAGCGCAGTGCTTTTTCCGATATTCTTTTTGAAAGAAGTCTTGAATAAAAAGAATTAATAAAGGAGTTTTTACCATCAACAAACTTTTGTTTCCAATATAGTCTATTACCACCCATAGTAACCATTTTTAAAACGATATCGTTTGTCCATTTTAAAAATAAGTCGAACTGTAGATCTAGTATCTCTTTTATTAACCTTTCATCCTTTTCTGAATTCTTGAACTTAGGATTAAAGAATACATATCTTTTTAAATGAGAATTTAAATAACTTTTTATTTTCTCTAGCTGAAAATCACTAAACTTACCTGGTATAATATTTTTATCAATAAAGAGTATCTCCGCTTCTTTAATAAATCCAACATAGAAACTTTCAAACAACTTATAGCTAATACCTTTATTGACAATATTACCGAATTCAATGATTTTATCACTGTCGGTTATGTAATTTCCTGAATTCAATATTTTAAAAATCAACCGATCGCCTTCATCACCGTACTTGCCCATCAAAGTATCAGAATTCTCAAAAGACGGAGTCTCTATGGGTTGAAAACCAAAAGTCTTGAAATGCTTTTTTACGATATCAAATATATAATCACGCTTAGCGATTTCAGCGGGAGAAAAATCCCTAGTTCCTTTGGGTATGCTTGGTTTTTGCGCCATTTGGTTGATTTCTTATGCAAATATATAGTATTGTACTCCTGTTTTTGTAGCTGGGACAATTATCTTATTCAATCATCGAATCGAACCATCTATACAAATCTCCTTTGGTAATGGCAGCACCCTGTTGGATCAAACCAAACTTGTCCAGATTCTTGTCATCTGTATAGGCCTTTGAAGCAGTGAGGTATTCAACAAAATCTGATTGCCAGTTCTTCTTGAACCATCCGAAACCTAATTCTGTGGTTAAATCAATATCGGGATTCATAATTTTAACTGAAATCAATTTCATTTCCTTATCAATCAATTCGAACAAATGCATTTGGGTTGCTGAAACATTTTCAAGATGTGTGACTTTAGCAAGGACTCCTTCCCAAATTAAATCACTAAAAATATCGAGCTCCTCTTCTGCCACATCTGGCTTCTCCACTTTTAATTTAGCCCATTCTTCCCCTGTTATTGATTGGGTTGCCAAAAAGTTTATAAACTCTTGATGCAACTCCTCCAGCTGCTGTTTTGTAAGTCTTGAATATTTCATTCTGCAAAAATAAAAAGGCCCTTCAGAAAATACTGAAAGGCCTTTATTTAAATCTTGTAATCGTTATTTGCTTTCAGCAACTACTTCAAACGGAAATTCTATTACCACATCTCTGTGTAATCTAATCTGTGCATTTGCGGCACCAGTTCTTTTAACAGAACCACCATGAATATTGATGAATTTTTTATCTATTTCATGACCTTCTTTTTCAATCGCTGCTGCTAAATCAATAGAAGTTACAGATCCAAAAAGTTTATCACCAGCTCCAGTTTTAGCTTTAATCTTCAGCTCGAGCGCTTTTAATGCTTCAGCTGTCTTATTAGCTGCATCAATTACTTTCTTTTCTTTATGGGCTCTTTGTCTTAAGTTTTCTGCCAATACCTTTTTTGCAGAAGGGGTTGCCATAGCAGCCAAACCTTGCGGTATTAGATAATTTCTACCGTAGCCGTTCTTAACACTTACCAAATCGTCTTTAAAACCTAAGTTTTGTACGTCTTCTTTTAATATAAGTTCCATGCTTCGTTTCTTTTATTTTAATAAATCACCAACATACGGCATAAGTGCCAAATGACGAGCTCTTTTTACTGCCTGTGCAACTTTTCTTTGATACTTCAAAGAAGTACCTGTTAGCCTTCTTGGAAGAAGTTTACCTTGCTCATTTACCAACTTCATTAAGAAATCTGCATCTTTGTAATCAATATACTTGATACCTGATTTCTTGAAACGACAATACTTCTTTTTAGTGTTGGTTTCAATATTCAATGGGGTTAAATATCTGATTTCCCCATCTTTCTTACCTTTTGCCTGTTGTTCTATAGATGCCATAGTACTTACGCTTTAGTTTTTAACCTTGTTCTTCTTTTCTCTGCCCATTCAATGGCATGCTTGTCTAACTTTACAGTCAAAAAACGCATAACACGCTCATCTCTTCTGAATTCTTGCTCATAAGGAGTAATAATTTCTCCTGGACCAGTAAATTCAAACAAATGGTAAAAACCACTTTTCTTGTTCTGGATTGCGTAGGCCAATTTCTTTAGCCCCCAATTTTCTTTAGCTACCATTTTGGCGCCATTTTTAATTAAGAAATCTTCAAATTTCTTAACTGTTTCCTCTATCTGAACATCTGATAGAACGGGATTTAAAATGAAAACAGTTTCGTAATTGTTCATAAATATTTTGTTTTTAAGGAGCGCAAAAATAAGAATATTTACGAGCAATCACAAGAAAACGAAAAAATCTTCGTTATAGATAGAATAATCATAAAAATGAACTTAACCAAATCTTAACTTATGGTCATTGCAAATTACACAGGATTTCATGCATTGTTTACAACTTTTATTGCAGTTCAACGTGTTTATTCGGTAATTTGTCGATGATTTAACCCCACAAATCAACCCATTTATGAAATTAAGAAGTATTATTGTAGACGATTCATCCATGCAGAGGATGGCAGTCGCCAAATTGGTGAACAACCATCCAAACTTAGCAATGGTAGCCGAATACAGCAACGCAATCGAGGCGAAGAACGGAATTAAAAACCACGAAATTGATTTAATCTTTCTGGATGTTGAGATGCCTATCATCAACGGATTTGACCTACTCGAGTCCCTAGAAAACAGTCCTCAAGTAATATTGATTACTGGAAAACCTGATTATGCATTGAAAGCATTTGATTACGACGTAACAGATTATTTACACAAACCTATCACCATGGCCCGTTTTGATGCCTCTGTTAAAAGAGCAGTGGCTAAATATGAGCAAATGCATAGGGTTCACGAAGATGAAGAACATATCTTCGTTAAAAGTAATCTTAAGAAAAGAAAAGTTATTTTAAACGATATAAAGTGGATAGAAGCCCTTGGTGATTACATTAAATTGGTCACTGATGAAGCTAATATCGTAATTTTATCAACAATGAAATCTTTCGAAAAGCAATTGCCTGCCGAAAAGTTTCTTAGAATTCATAAATCCTACATTGTGAATCTTGAAAAGGTTGAAAAATTCAATAGTAAAAATGTTGAAGTAAGCGGAAGGTCAATACCTTTAAGTAGAAATAAGAAAACAGAGCTAGCCGAAGCGCTAAGCAATGTTTAAGTCCTTATAAAAGGAATAATTTCTAAATGTGGTCTACGTTGTAGATTACCCGTACACTTTTGAACTGCGAAATAGCATTAAAAGATCTTTCGATTCTTTTAATGCTATTTTTTGTTTTGCCCAAAGGTTGACCTAGTGGTATTTTAATAATTACATTTTTAATGTACTGGTTTCTAATTCTCGCTATGGGTGGGTACTCAGGCCCCAAAATGCCCTTACCAAATACATTTCTTAAAGATTTTGCGAACCATTCTGCTGCCTCATTCAATGAATTGTAATTCTTATGTTTAAAGGTGATTTTGATTATTCGATTTACTGGCGGATATAAGAATTGCTCTCTCTCGTACAATTGTTCTTTGTACATGTTTTCATAATCACTGACTGACACTTGTTTCAAAATTTGATGATAAGGATTATAACTCTGAATAATCACTTTTCCTCTTTTTTTGGTCCGACCTGCCCTACCAGCGACTTGAGTCAATAATTGATAGCTACGCTCATGAGCCCTGTAATCAGGAAAATTCAACAATGAATCAGCATTCATGACCCCTACTAAACTCACATTCCTAAAATCAAGTCCTTTGGTCAGCATTTGGGTACCAACAAGAACATCCAACTCCTGTTGCTCAAACGCAGTGATTATTTTTTCATAACCATATTTACCTCTGGTGGTATCCAAATCCATTCTCCCAACCTTCGCTTCTGGGAACAGTGTTTTAAATTCTTGTTCTACTTGCTCGGTACCGAACCCCTTTGTATCCAATGTTTGGCTGCCGCAGGCCTCACAGCTTTCAGGTAAGGCTATATGATGACTACAGTAATGACAACGAAGCTGTTTCTTGTACTGATGATAAGTTAGACTAACATCGCAATTGGGACATTGTGGTGAATGACCGCAAGTAGTACATTCTACAATTGGTGCAAAACCCCTCCTATTTTGAAAAAGAATTACCTGCTCTCCATTTTCCAAGCTTTCTGTAACTTCATTCAGTAATCGCTCTGAA contains:
- a CDS encoding NADP-dependent isocitrate dehydrogenase; translated protein: MPKIFYTKTDEAPALATQSFLPIVQAFTKTSGITIETKDISLAARIIATFPDYLNKEQRVENDLDVLGQMAKMPEANIIKLPNISASVPQLNEAIEELQQKGYALPEYPDDPKNDEEKDIKARYNKIKGSAVNPVLREGNSDRRAPRAVKNYAKQNPHSMGAWSSSSKSHVATMDQGDFKSNEKSITLPSATSVRIELKAQDGSTTTLKEGISLLKGEIIDATVMSKKALLAFLNEQVADAKKTGVLFSLHMKATMMKVSDPIIFGHALRVFLKDVFSNHAETLDSIGVNANDGLENLLDKLQELPNDKRNEIEAAIESVLASGPDLAMVNSDKGITNLHVPSDVIIDASMPAMIRNSGQMWNAEGKSQDTKAVIPDSSYAGIYTATIDFCKENGAFDPTTMGTVPNVGLMAQKAEEYGSHDKTFEISSNGTVCVVDQKTGETLIEHTVEAGDIWRMCQVKDAPIQDWIKLAVSRARASQLPAIFWLDEERAHDAELIKKVNLYLPDHDTSGLDLQIHSPIEATKFTLKRIKEGKDTISVSGNVLRDYLTDLFPILEVGTSAKMLSIVPLMNGGGLFETGAGGSAPKHVEQFTEEGHLRWDSLGEFLALGVSLEFFGEKNNNPKAQILGDALDSATEKFLLNDKSPSRKVKELDTRGSHFYLAMYWAQALANQSKDSDLKALFSTIASKMEENEDTIIKELENAQGSSQNLGGYYLPDPQIAANAMRPSSTLNNIMAEIQ
- a CDS encoding TonB-dependent receptor; this encodes MNQRGFLFFSFFFAFLFSSFSQQRFTLSGTVSEATSNETMIGVTIAIPELSTGVTTNEYGFYSITLPEGEYEVQVTYLGFQDQVQNIELRENRKLNFLMFEQAEQLDEVVVTDNGEKLDIRKPQMSVNTMAVSTIKNIPVILGEADIIKSILLLPGVTNAGEGASGYNVRGGAVDQNLILLDEATIFNSSHLFGFFSVFNPDAIKDIKLYKGGIPARYGGRVSSVLDIFQKEGNSKKFKANGGIGLVASRLLLEGPIKKDKAAFLIGGRGSYAHLFLPLFDVDNTAYFYDLNTKINYRLNERNNIFLSGYFGRDVFSISDSFVNTYGNAVGNFRWNHLFSDKLFSNLSLIYSDYYYGLKLDFVGFNWNSGIQNFNIKYDLKHYLSDKLRVNYGVNNIYYQFNPGKIEPSNSNSGILEERLTQKYANEFAAYVDVEHSITQNLSLGYGLRFSHFNRLGQEQLNVYENDNPIVFNETLQIYQEGEPVDVIDPGRKKSLATFDNFEPRISLSYSISDKNSIKASYTRLAQYLHLISNTSSPTPLDVWTPSGPFSKPQLLDQYALGYFQNINNGEYALETEVFYKDVQNRMDYIDGANLIANDAIEQVILNGEARAYGLEFLLRKNEGIFKGWLAYTLSKSEQRTPGRNEIETGINNGEWYNTPYDKTHDFSVYGNYDLNKKWSFNTNFVFQTGQPTNYPIGQFQFQGLTVPYYGLRNQERLPNYHRMDVSATLTPKKNMDRNWQGEWVFSIYNAYNRRNAASISFNRNQDTNMNEAVRTSIFGVVPAVTYNFKF
- a CDS encoding DUF6095 family protein; translated protein: MRTNKDLLIKGVKHFVYTFILMFTAPVVLWQAFKNQEHAFYIPVLIVGIILAIAAIAMGFYSVKLIMDALFNTSSKSK
- a CDS encoding DUF4249 family protein, translated to MKRFLFLISGFALLVGCEDVIEVDVPNDEPRLSIDGLIRLNTNLLNTEIRIVATETSSFFEEIGSANLDRIELTNSLTNQNINLTENPLGSGIYIAEWSVDQLMQGELVLSIDYNGSQYEAKTTFVPTVPFDNLIQGDGTLFSGDETEILVSYTDEPNREDFYLFDFDFEEYLVSEDTFYLGQAFEFSYFYEDGLEPGQELNISILGVDEIFYNYMNQLIVQSGGDQGPFQTPAATVKGNIVNLTDSDNFALGFFAVCQTFNGSIIIE